The Phacochoerus africanus isolate WHEZ1 chromosome 9, ROS_Pafr_v1, whole genome shotgun sequence genomic sequence GGGTGGATTGTTTGAATTGGACACAACATGTAGCACTTATACCCACTGGGTCACAGGAAGAACTGCCTCCCAGTGGGGCCCAATcctgggaactccaccaatgtCCATGACAGCTCCTTCATCCCCCAATTAGAGGACATGGCCCctgtcctctccccacccccagggtcaTTGAGAAATGACAGAGTCATTTGGAGAGAAACTATGAAAAAATGCTTTGTAATTTGTCAGAGGCTGTATCATGGGGAGGGACCATGACTGCTCTTTATGTCCGGAGCAAAGTGTTACAGGGTGGCCACAAGGTAGCTGGCCAGTTAGTGACCTTGGTGGAGTAACTGGAGGGCAGCCCCTTGTGCCTACGGGGATGggtaaaattaactcaaagtaaATGCTCCATGGCATCTGGACATCTGACTGGCATCTCCAGTTTGGCAGAGCCAGCAGTCCCTACCTACTCCCCCAAACCAGctccctctccatccttcctGCCTCAGGCGTTGGCTCCATGGTTTACCAGGCTCTGACTTACAAACCTgactctctcctccctgcccccagctctgtcCTCAAAAGGCACACAGATCCTTCTCATCACCGCCAACCCTCCCTCTAGCGCCCTGTCCAACTTTCATTTCCTCTCACCTGGGCTACCCGCCAAGCTTCCTAATGGGTCCCCCTCTTCCTCTAGGGCACTGCCTAGTCTCCACATGGTTTTTGGAAAACATAGGTTGTTCATGTCAGCCTTGGTGGTCTTCCATGCCAGTCAAAGAAACCCCCAATCCTGTCCAGGGCCTGTGAGGCCTCTGTGACCTGACCCTGCCTGACTACTGTCCTCACTGCCCACCAGGCTCTGGCTCACTCACCACTCTCGCTGCCTGGGCCTTCTGGGACTCCTCAGCATTGTCAAGTTCACTTCCCCTCAGGATACCCTTGCTGTTCTCTTTGCCTGGAACACATGTCCCCACGCATGTGTCCCCTTGTTCTGTCCTGCCCTTCATACAGGCCTTGGCAGAAGGGCCAAGGCAGCCCGTCTCAGGCCTGCCCACTCCACCCTATCATGCCGTTCAGAGTCTCAGttctcctttctccccaggaCCTATCCCTGGTGGATACAAAACATACCTGTCTGCTGGCCTGCTCAGTAGAATGGAACAGCAGTGAGAGTAAGATTTTGTCTGGCTCGCTCACAACTTTATCCCCATTGACTCCAAATGTGCTTGATGCAGTGACTTTTCAATGAACGAATGAAGAAAGAACCCTAAATCCCATGAACCCACGCAGAGAAGAGCTGGAACTGATGTATAGAAAGTTGTTTTTCAATGAAGACTGTGGTGGATAAGACAGAAATTTTGCAGAGGCCCTACTCACCTCCAGGATAGTCGAAATCTTCTTGGTGGTGTTCCAGGCGACGGCCTTGGTAGTGAATATGTCATTGATGCCAATCTTTGGAAGCAGACGTTTTAAGTCTATCTTGGAGGTGATCTTGATCTTGGGCACAACTAAGTGCACCAATCTgttgaaaatgaacaaaacaaggaAGCTGAACTATGGCCCTTTCCTAGGGTGCTGGGGAAGGGCCCTCTCCTAAGGCTGAGGAAGCATACTCTCCTAGGCCTAAAGTCCTTTTTGAAGAGAAAAGGTAATAAAAGGATTAGCTTTCAATGCTTCCTTGGGGGGAAATTAAAGAAGCTGGGGGATGAGCAGCAATTTTGAATTTCCAAGAAGATAACTTACTCAAAATACAACTTATGATTCAAATAATCTCCTTCCCAGGTACTCTGTGCAAGAGAAGTTGAGGTCAGACCAAAGGCATCCATCCCTGAGTCCCTCCAACCCTCTGTCTATAAGCAGGGTTTTAAATTCGGCAGtgacccagagttcccgtcatggctcagtattaaggaacccgactagtatccatgaggacgtgggttcgatcactggccttgctcagtgggttaaggatctggcattgccatgagctgtggtgtaggtcgcagatacagcttggatcctgagttgctgtggctgtggtgtaggccggcagctataactctgattcgacccctagcctgggaatttccatatgccatgggtgtggccctaataagacaataaataaataaataaataaggcagtgACCCTAAGCATAGTGGGGAAGATGGAGGGCATGAGGTTATCTTGCTGGAGGCAGAGTAAAGGAATTTTCGTGGGAGAGGAAACTCCAGCCCAGATAACACGTTTTCAAACAGAGAGGAGAAGAGGTCCCCTACAGATGAGCAGGTCTGTGGCTAAGGAAGAGGATGAGGATGCAGCGTGCCAAGTGACCCCCCCTAACATTTTTTGTTGCTCATAAACCAAGACATGTTAGCCTGTGTCAATATGGGATTGAGCTTCTAATGGGATAATGACCCATTCAGTTGTGTTCCTCTACCCCTGTACTCCTTCTGTGCCCAATCAGGAACACTGTGGGAGGCACAACTATTGCCCAAGATGGCAGAGCCACTCTGCTGTGGCCTTCAACTGCAGAAGTAAACATTCTTTGGAGGTTTCTTCCCAGTTTACACATTCATTGCCCAAAGACTGTTCCCCTACTCCCGCCACGAAGATCACTGCTTACACTACGCAATTATCCGCATTCGATTGGACCTTGGTGACCATCATACTCCAGCTGGATCAATACAATTCTCTCTTCCAGGAATGTCATTGGGATGGGAAGATGCTAGATTTAGTCTGGGGTGGAGCATTTGATTGCAGGGAAGAGAGGCGTGTCTGTCCACAGTGGTCTCAGCTTGAAAGGATTCTTCCCTGACCATCATACTTAATTAAGATCCCCATAATGAAGATCCCCAATTATTACTCTACCACTGACTTTCCTGTTATAGCACCCTACGCATTTCCTCCATATCTTTTACTACAATTTGAAATTgtatatttattagtttattattatttattatttattctgccTCTTCCACCAGATTGAAAATTCCACAACAGCAGAGATGTGTTTGACTAATGATTATATTCCCAGAACCAAgcatatagtagatgctcaggaAGTATTTTTGGGGTGAGTGGCTCTTGTGCTAAATTGCGTGTGAAAAGCTGGTGTGTTTCGCTAGTGAGATTAGAAGCAAGGACAAGTGACACCGAGAGAGATGGGGCTCCAGCTGAGGTTGCTGTCTCTTGTCCAACCCCTGAAGAGACCTGGGTGTGTTTATTCCATGGTGTCCCATGAAATTCCCATATATCTTTCCAAtaaatttctctctccccaccttgAGCTTGTATGAGGTGCATTTGTGATACTGTACAGGTAACCAAAAGAACCCTAATTAACAGTTAAGGGGCTTCCATCTGGTAATGGGATTCAGGCTactattcttccttctttcctacaAATATGCTAGGAAATAACCAGATGTCCCACCCACCCCTGCTGCAACTCAAGTAAGACTTTTGCATAGAGGAAGAGGGGATTGAGAAAAAACCAATATTCTAGAATGTTCTTCCAGAATAGCATACCTGAAGTCATTGGTTTTCTGAAGTCTAGCTCTCTTAGCAGCCATCACTTTTAAAGCAAAGTCAAATTTTCCTGTGTCAGGGAGGACAAGAATTATGGACGCATTTTCTTTGCAAGGCATTTTAACCATCGTAGCCAGCAGTTCCTCTGACCGGCTGTAAATCATTCGTTCTGTCTTCCTCATCATGTCCACCTGCACTATGGTCTTTTCATTCACAAAGAAGTCCTCCTTCTTTGTGAGGTTGGTTTGGAAAGCTCTTTCCAAAATGCCTGGGGGGAATCAGGAAGGAAGAATCAAAAAGGGATTTTGTGGAAAAGGCATCACCACCCACTTGTTTGGAGACCCTGGAGGTGATGGGCTTAGGTAGGAGGAATCAGTCTATTTACAGTGATACCTTGACCTTAGTGAGCAGAATACGTAAAATTCCAGACTggtacaaaggaaagaaaggcaaatgCATGATTTTCAAAGGTATTCACCACAGGATTTCTTTAAATCTGTAATTCTCAGAAGATGTTTACCAAAATAACTGCCTCTGGGACTCTAACACCAGAAAGGATTTTGTTATCAAATAAAACTTAGGAAACATTGACCACAGCGTCCCTTCTTTGAAAATTCCTACTGCATTTGAGTGTATTAAGAGCACATTACTGTATATGGAGTTGATGGGCaagggggacctgctgtacagcacagggaactctactcaatattctgtgataacctatatgggaagaaaatctgaaaaacgaatggatgtgtgtacatgtatagctgaatccctttgctgtgcagcagaaattatcacattgtaaatcaaatatacttctttttttctttttttaatttccccaatacataaattgcaccccaaaaaataaatacgtgggaatatacctgaccaaggcagtaaaagacttatatgctgagcactataaaacattaatcaaggaaattaaaggagatgtaaaaaaatggaaagatactccacactcctaggttggaaaaattaatattgtaaaaaaggccatactacccaaagcaatctacattttcaatgcaatccctatcaagtaaatcaactatacttcaatataatttaaaaaagagagttcGAAGAAGTCTTATGGCAAAGAAATCTGTTAAAAATTTACCTAACTTACTTAAGGAGAGAaacttacatacacacacacctgcttGAAATCCTGCTTTAAATAATACACTTCCCCAGTGGATTTAAAAGAAGATCCAATGTACGCACCAGTTAAAAAAATGCATCTGTCCCCCAGAGTGAGGACCATTGGGTCTGGTCTGGAAAATCTCTACACGTGTTGGCCTTGCTTCTGATTCTACAGCCAGGCTCATGGTCCTCTCTGTTCTGTTTTTATGACTCGCCTTCTAAGGAGTGATATGGATAAAGCTTTTGGAAAGCTTTCAGAGGGAACTGTGCCAGAGAGTTCTCTGGAAAATCCAGAGAAGTGATTCCTCCAAGATCATTTGTGGAGCATGTTCTACATCCCAGGTACCTAGCTTGGAACTGTGGGTCCACATGTGAATAACAGATGGTCCCAGCAGCCTGAGCAAACATCCTGTGCTGGGAAACATTGATTTATGAGAATTTCCCTCACTTATCACACAAAGGACAATCTTTGTGTTCTGGTTGGAACCCTGTTTAAGCCATAATAGGATATCTGTTAATTGACTCATTCAAGCCTAAAATTTCTTGAGCTCCTTAGATGTGCCAACTACCGCACCAAGTACTGAGGTTATAGCAGTGAATAAGCTGAGGAACTCCATGTCCTTATGGGGTTTACTTTCTAGGGGAGAGAAGCAACCCACCACTGTAAATGATTAAAAGTATGATGATCATGAGGAAAGACCCAAGCAATTAGCTGAGCCCAAGGGTGGAAAGACTTACTCTGGATGGCCAGGGGAGGCCTCCTTGAGGAGGGGGCGTTGAGGCTGAGGCTTAAAAGAAGAGGATGCTCCATGTGACAAAGAATGAGAGGAAGAACCTCCCTAGGGAAGGAACACCATGCAATAAGACAGGAAAATGCAGGCTGCATTTAAGGAAGAAGGTCTTCATGGGCGAGGCATAACAATGAGAAGGACGGAGATGGAGAGACACTGGAGGGATAGGCAGGGCTGGAAGCATGCATAGCTGAGTCCAGTGGGATTTCATTCCAAGTTAAGGGAGGGCTTTCATTGGGGGAAATGATGTGATTTATGTTTTAAGAGCATTGTTTTGGCCTTTTAGTGGAGAAGGGATTGGATGCAGGCACAAATGGAAACAGAGCAGCTCGACAATTGGGGCAAGTGATGATGATGACCTGGGCTAGGGACATGGTGGATGAGATGCTGAGATGTGAACACATTCAAGATAAACTCTGCAGGCAGAAGTCATGGGACCTGCTGTGTTTCTTGGGTTTTGTCTGGATGGCATTGTGATTCTCTGAGGTCAGGAGAATGGTGGGGAGATGCAGTGTGTTGGGAGGATGCAAGGTTTGGGGATGGTGTTTGAGAATCTGTGAAACATCCCCAAGGAGATGTCAGTAAGCAGATGAGTATCAGAGTCCAGACCTCAGAAGAGGTGGTCCAGGCTGCATTAAAGACTGGAGAATAATCAGAGCCCAGATGATGTTTGAAGTTGTGAGCCTAGGTGGGGTGGGAGAATACATTTCTGACAttagaagaggagaaaacagcaaaggagaaaaaaaaaacatgagccATGGGGGCAGAGGAAAGTGGGGGGAGTGCTTGAGCATGGAAGATGGAAGGGGGGACCCCCTTCTGAGGAATGGGAGGGAGGGGACAAGCACTTCTTCACTGTGATGGTAGGAGAGAGCAAGGGGAGAGATGTCTGAGTCTGGGCAGCACATGGAGGGCATCCTGTCTGAATTGCTTTCTTGTCCCCATttgggcaggaggagaggccaTTGGTTGAGAGTCCATGGAGAAAGGAGACTGGTAATGCAAAGTGGAGGAAGAGGTTataaagaggaagaggaatgCTGGCAAAGGGTAACTCTGAGCCCACTTGAAAAAACACAGGCAATGTCAAGATCTGTGACCAGGAAGGTACAGTGATATTTTAGACAAGTGGTAGGTGACCTGAATACAGCACTGGACACAGCTTTGACAAGCATCACAAGTCACGCTGATCTGACCTTACAGAAGAGGTGAATTGGCTGATGCTCTTGCCTCTGCAAaaagatttcttctttcctttttaccaGCAAGAGTCATTGCCTTTTACTCCAAAATACCATAAGCAAGGCAAACAAGATGATTAAAAGGATTAAGAGGAGAAAAAGTGCAAAATGCTGGACAACAATGATATCAAAGACAACGAAAAAGTTTTGGATCTACTGGTTTCTGGGAAAATGGGATATACTCAcataaactacttttttttttttttctgacacaaACCTTTTAGGAAACACAAGGGCAAAGATTACCTCAAATGGGAATTCATGCACTTAGTAAACCTCACCTTTGAAAAAAACGTAGTTGACAAGACATAGGAGGGTCTGAGGGTCCAGGTGGGTGATTAGGTTTTTGGCTTTCTTATCTATTTTGTCAGCCACAAATTGGTTGATGGCCGTCTtggttttttctttatctttaaagtcGATCATCTGGATGTCCACTTTATATACCCTCTCGATCGCCTTCAGAAACATCTGGTTCATCTTCTTGTTCCTATCGATAAAGAAAATATCCTTGTGCTTCagctgtttcttcttttctagctCGTGCAGCATCTCAACAAGATGCTGTAAAGCCTGGTGCTTGTCCCACACTCGGAGGTTTCTGAGGTCACGTTCCAGGATGTCAATGGCGTTGGTGCGTGTTGTGGATCTGAGCCCCAGGGAGAGGGTGGCCAGGGAAATGGAGATGCTCACAGGGGAGAAGATCATATTCTTTCTGGGATCCTCGATTAACAGAGTCTTGAACAATTCTTGGGCAAAAGCCTTGTAGTTAGCTTCCATCTTCTGGGAGAGAGCTGCAATTCTCTTGAATGAGACTGGGGTAATAGTCTTTGGGGAGGTTTGCTGCTTTTCACAGGAGATGCTATTAAAAAGGCCACAGAGGATGAGAACCAGAGAAAGCACCAGAGGCATTTTCCCGTGGGACATTTCTGCAACAATCCAGAGAGCTGTTATTGGAAGGAAGAGGTATACATGTGAACATTCGATGGGCTGGGTTCTCAGTGTGGAGGGGATTGAAAAGGGCTCAGTCTTCTCTCAGTGCAGTTCACCTGGGTGGGGTTGCCATTAGTCCTGGATTGGCGGATGCTAGCTAAGTCTATGGAGGACAGTCTGAGAAGATTCTGGGACATGACTTTAGACAAATTAAAGATAAGTGACCTGATAGTGAGGGATCCAGTTCTGCCTCTAGCCTATGCTACACGTGGGCCTCTGTACAAGTCTCCAACCACACTGagatttctgtctttcctttttctttttctcttcttcgtttttgtttatttatttattttaaaacagaattcatGACAAAATTCCAAAAAGTGTGGAAAGGAAAGagccaagaggagagaaaaagcaaagattgCAGATTCAAATGCCTATGAGATCTGTCCAGAAAGATACACATGTAAAGACAGCACATGTAGTGCAGTAAGGTGCTCTGCGGACtggggaaaatggggagggggCCCGGACTGAAGGGGCAGGAGCTCCAGCTCCACCTGTGATTAACCTGTGGCAGTGCTGGGGCACTGGGGctagatttttctgtttgtttcagaAGCATCTGGaaatccattattatttttttttaaagcagaggaaGGTTTcctgcagggccaagcaaggagaacaaaAGCTCATActcaaaaaccccaaaaatcaaaatcctgatttttatatgaaaaattaaatcttGCCAAAAGCACTTGCTAGCCGCATAAAGCCCAAGTGTAGGCCAGATCTGGCTTTAGAGGTGCGGGTGTGATTTCTAAAGTAAAGCCCAGGTGGCGCTCAGGTGACTTAGACATCAGCTGAGCCAAGAGTCTGGCAGTGGTCATGTCAGGAAATCCAGGTTACTTCACTTAGGCCTTTCTGAGCTCACCACTACTTCCCTTTACCCACTGTCAGGGCATGAGCTCCTCTCTGTCTCCACAAGTGCCCCCCAGGATTGAGTGAGGGCAAAAGTCAGGCTTTGCATCTGGAAAGGGTGTTATTGGCAGGAGTGCTGACCCCACcaatgggaaggaagaaaatgtgaaCCATGACCTAAGCTTGTGCTCAAGTTTCGCCTTTTCAGGGCGGGACCATGTCCCCCTCCTTTGTGTCCCCATGGTACCTAGCACAGCTCTGGGCACAGGGTCCACTTCTCTGCATCGTTGCTGCCACTGACATTCCTTCCTTGAAAAAGCATCTGCTCTGAACTGAAGCTTCACATCTCTCAAAATTCCTATGTCAAAGCCCTAACTCTGAATGTAATCGTATTTGGAGGGGGGACATTGAGAAGTAATTCGATGAGGTCACGAGGGTCCCTCACAAGGTCACAAGGGTGTGTGACCACATACTGGTGCTCATATAAGAGAGTGCTGGCTCTCCCCAACTCTGTCCTTACATCTGCATCCAAAATGAGGCGGTCcaatgaggacacagtgagaagaccaTATGTAAGCCAGGAGTTTCACCAGAATCCAACCATGTTGgtaccttgatctcagacttttaGCCTCGGAGCTGTGCGataataattttctgttgtttaagccactcagtctatggcattttgtcATGCACTCCAAGCTGCCATGACAGCAGCTCCCCACTAACAGTCTTTTCCCATCAACCCTTCCGGCCACACTACAGCCAGTGTGGGCTCCCCCTGAGCTTCAAGGGGATAAAGTCCAAATTCTTGGGGTAGCACAGAAATCCTGTCATGCCTTGGTTCTTGCCAACCAGCCTCACCGTCCTGAGGAGTCTGCCCCACTTGCTCACTGTCTCCTTCACACTCCCCTGTCAATAGCCCCTTCCTTGCACTGCCAACCTCCTCCTTCACTGCCTCTTTTAGTCACCTCATCTGAGTGGGGAAGATGCAGTGAGAAATGGAGGACATTGTGGCTGGGGGAGGCAGTGAGTGAGAGGGGACCATGGGAAGGGGTGTATAGTGAGTGAAGGGGATTCcagaaaacatacatacatacttctTATACTGCATCCTCCATCATCTTGCCTAAGGCAGATACTACCTAAAATATAGCCAAAGAGCAACCAAACACCTACCCACGTGGAACCACACTGTCCCCAAGAGAAGAAAGGTGTCTTACCCTCCAGGGGAGCCTGCTGTTGTCTATGGCTGttgttctctgcatctgtcaGTGACTTATTTATACTGCCACTGGGGTAGTGGAATGGATAAACCTGAATTAATATTAACTTGGCCAAAAGGTTGTGTCCAAACATTATCCAGAGCAAACAAGAGCTGAATCATTTCAGCCTCCAGTGTAACAATGAGGAAATTAATGGATTATGATACCATTTGAACTACTGTTCATTAAAATACTCAGTGTTATTTCTACAAACTCCTAGTCCCTACTCAGAGCCATGCTCTGGTATAGATATTAGGGGAACAAGATGCTTAAGGCCTGGCCTCCACCCTTCAAGGAGCTTTTGGTTTTGAGCAAGAAACAAAACAGGTAAAAGAACTGTGGGGTCCATTTGATTAGCTCAAGAGGAGTACACATTACCAGTAAGGGGTTGTGCATGGAAATAAAAAGGCACAGTTAATAATCTAGGACAATCATGAGAGATTATGTAATCTTGCATctaactcttaaaaataaaaaagaggcagGAGTCTGTGTGTTGTCAGGGAAGCCTGAACAGGGCATTCTGAATGCTGGTGTGGGGTTGGGTTCCCTGGGGATGTGGTTCAAGGTTGTGTGTGCAAGGTTTTTCCAAGTCTAGGGCAAATTCACTTCTGGCATGGTGGAGTGACGTGACCGCCATTATCTTCTCCTCAATTGCAAATAAAGAgctgaacaaaatggacaaaaacaATTATTTCAGTGCTATCGAAATTCACCAAAGGCCCACAACGAACAGATAAGTGTTCGTTCATGAATAGTACTGAATTCTGTGTAAGAacaaagtgaggagttcctgtcgtggctcagtgggttaagaatctgactagtatccgtgaggatgcaggtttgatccctgacctcactcagtgggttaaggatctggtgttgccttgagctgtggtgtaggtcgcagaggaggcttggatcccacatgctgtggctacagtgtagattggcagctgcagctctgattcaacccctagcccagaaacatccatatgccgtgatgcagctgtgaaaaaaagtacaaagtgaGTCTGTGGCATCCTCTTCTGGGGCTGCTTCCACCCCACTCCAGCTCTTCTggtgggtagcagggctgctgttGCCAGAGCAAACTCACTTGGCTTGGAGCATTGTCAATTACAATGATGGTATCAGTGACGAGCAAAGTGTGTGCGAGCATCATGAGGGGCAGTGGTTCTGCAAGCCTGCAGTTGTGTTTGGAACAGTAGATGGACTCATAGGTCAGCAGGGGATTAAACAGGAAGTCTCAAGAGGTGTGACAGCTATAGGTGACTTGATGAGCTCTCTGCATATTTCAAGTTGAAAGGAGGCTCTGTACATGTACAATTGAGATGGGAGCAGGCCCAAATTACTCTCATCTCCCTGGCCTGTagagaagcaagagagaaagtGGAAAGCAAAATATGGTGGTGCTTGAGATTAGAATGGTTTCATCAGCCTCCACACACAGATCCATCAGCAGAAAGTAGAAACTTCATTGGCTCGAGGTGTTTGAAAACAATTTCTGACCAATATATGGTTGGAAAATAAGCAATATCGACACTGAGGTGACCTCTAGAAGgcaggtttaaaaacaaaataaagaaaatctgagaAGAAACATCACTGGTCATAAATTTTCAGGGGAAACACACATCACAGATTCAGTCCAAGCAAattactaaacaaacaaaaacaaaagccctcAAGAGGGAAGAGTCAGG encodes the following:
- the LOC125135721 gene encoding uteroferrin-associated basic protein 2, giving the protein MSHGKMPLVLSLVLILCGLFNSISCEKQQTSPKTITPVSFKRIAALSQKMEANYKAFAQELFKTLLIEDPRKNMIFSPVSISISLATLSLGLRSTTRTNAIDILERDLRNLRVWDKHQALQHLVEMLHELEKKKQLKHKDIFFIDRNKKMNQMFLKAIERVYKVDIQMIDFKDKEKTKTAINQFVADKIDKKAKNLITHLDPQTLLCLVNYVFFKGILERAFQTNLTKKEDFFVNEKTIVQVDMMRKTERMIYSRSEELLATMVKMPCKENASIILVLPDTGKFDFALKVMAAKRARLQKTNDFRLVHLVVPKIKITSKIDLKRLLPKIGINDIFTTKAVAWNTTKKISTILEAVHHAVIEVKDDGLTKNAAKDKEFWKVPVDKKEVPVVVKFDRPFFLFVEDEITRRDLFVAKVFNPKTE